In the genome of Ignavibacteriales bacterium, one region contains:
- a CDS encoding toll/interleukin-1 receptor domain-containing protein yields the protein MERINKPRVFLSYSSNDKEFVKKAFDDLMRCQITPWRDEIEIRTGKSFLKTIFEDGIPTCDSVLVYLTEDSIKSKFVERELDVALLSELNDKNISILPYVSEKSLRSRLRVDLQSLQLPEWNKKNYNVVFPQIVAEIWLSYLETASKALLMPIQNEKLKLELELEKFRVDDSAPFTKSEIKEFEFLYSIINKRSFVEVTLSEERTSLIVAKIKDKITYSISTIELLIMLMKKCFNNNSGIGINSDQTYTVNSFLKSIIYNILSTRIKTEKLEITKVILSQFPYLELKSSKLIKVENNVMIFLDKTYRFYHWLTFKKIIIDDLDFVRTGNAIPLEKKIKVR from the coding sequence ATGGAAAGAATTAATAAACCACGCGTATTCCTTTCATACTCTTCAAATGACAAAGAATTTGTAAAGAAAGCGTTTGATGATCTGATGCGTTGTCAGATTACTCCATGGCGCGATGAAATTGAAATTCGGACAGGAAAATCTTTCCTGAAAACGATATTTGAAGATGGAATACCTACGTGCGATTCTGTATTAGTCTATTTGACTGAGGATTCGATTAAGTCAAAGTTTGTTGAAAGAGAATTGGATGTTGCATTGTTAAGTGAATTAAATGATAAAAATATTAGCATATTACCTTATGTTTCCGAAAAGTCATTGAGAAGTAGGTTAAGAGTGGATTTACAAAGTCTTCAACTCCCTGAATGGAACAAAAAAAATTATAACGTAGTTTTTCCCCAAATTGTCGCTGAGATATGGTTGAGTTATTTAGAAACTGCATCTAAAGCATTGTTGATGCCAATTCAAAACGAAAAATTGAAACTCGAATTGGAATTGGAAAAGTTCAGAGTAGATGATTCTGCACCATTTACAAAATCTGAAATAAAAGAATTTGAATTTTTATACTCAATTATTAATAAACGATCATTTGTTGAAGTTACATTGTCAGAAGAGCGTACATCTCTTATAGTTGCCAAAATTAAGGATAAAATTACATATTCTATAAGTACCATTGAATTATTAATAATGCTTATGAAAAAATGTTTCAACAATAATTCAGGCATCGGTATTAACTCAGATCAAACTTATACGGTAAATTCGTTTTTGAAAAGTATTATTTATAATATTCTAAGTACCCGTATTAAAACTGAAAAGTTAGAAATTACAAAAGTAATATTATCACAATTCCCATACCTTGAATTAAAATCTTCAAAATTAATTAAAGTTGAAAACAACGTTATGATTTTCTTGGATAAGACGTACAGGTTTTATCATTGGTTAACTTTTAAAAAAATAATTATAGATGATTTGGATTTTGTTCGGACGGGAAATGCAATTCCATTAGAGAAAAAAATTAAGGTGCGCTGA